CCGGCCCGGAGGATTCCCGCGCTGCCGAATCAAACTCTGCGCAGAGGCCTCGCGACATAGAGGCCTAGCGATGCGGGGACCTCGCGAGCAAAGGGGGATGGGATGCGATACCGTCGTCTCGGCAACTCCGGGCTCAAAGTGTCCGTGTTGGGATTGGGCGGCAACACCTTCGGGCGGTTCGTGGACGCCGAGGGGACGGCGCGCATTGTGGACAC
This window of the Armatimonadota bacterium genome carries:
- a CDS encoding aldo/keto reductase, which produces MRYRRLGNSGLKVSVLGLGGNTFGRFVDAEGTARIVDT